Genomic segment of Paenibacillus sp. FSL R5-0912:
TTTGCAAGCAGTCAATTGTGTTCCTGCTGTGGCTACAAAAATGCAGAAGTAAAGAACCTAGCCGTACGGGAGTGGTCCTGTCCTGCCTGTCATACAGAGCATGACAGAGACCGGAATGCGGCACTGAATCTTCTACAACTAGCCATGTAAATGGCCCTTAGCGGGTTAGGAACTAGCCTATAAGCTTGGGTAAACTTGGAGCAGTAGCTCTATTGACCAAGAAGCACCCACCTCTTAGGTGGTGTGTAGTTCACTACGCTTAAGTACTAACCTTCTCTGCCGGTTCATATGCTAGATTATGGGGAACGCAGCAGCTTCTTGGAGAGGAGATGCAGGTCCGAAGAGCCATCCTTGCCAGTGGATTGGAGGCCGGACCACCATGAGTACAGATCAGCTCATCGCATTGCTCGTTCTCATCATTATGATCGTACAGCTTGCTGTCAAAAAGGATAAATCCTGAGGACAGCAAACAGCCAAGCGGATCCGGGTTCATCCCGGTCCGCTTGGCTTTGTTTGGCTGGGCCGCTGATCCGGCCGGTTATTTCACATAAATGCGAATCTGACGCCATCCGTACGCTACCCCGTACCCGGTATCCGCTGCCGCTGCCATTCCGTTATCATCCAAGCGGCAGTAGCTTCCGGAATAAATTTCACTTACTAAAGTTGAGAAACATTATAAAGTATAGTAGAATGGGTACATGAAGAAGGGGGCGGATTAATATGTCCGAAGAGAAACAATTGATGGAAATAGGAATAAGCACGTTTTTGGAGACTACGCCTGATCCGGTAACCGGCAAGGCCATTAGCCATGCGGAGAGACTGCGCGAAGCCGTAGAAGAAATTGTGCTCGCTGACCAGGTGGGCCTGGACGTATATGGCATAGGTGAGCATCACCGGGCCGATTATGCAGGCAGTGCTCCGGCTGTGGTTCTTGCCGCAGCGGCAGCTACGACCAAGCGAATCAGACTGACCAGCGCTGTCAGCGTCTTGTCTTCAGATGATCCGGTCCGGGTGTACCAGGATTTTGCCACTCTGGATGGACTTTCGAATGGCCGGGCAGAGATTATGGCGGGCCGTGGCTCATTCATTGAGTCCTTCCCGCTGTTTGGCTATAGCCTGGATGATTATGATGAATTGTTCGAGGAGAATCTGGAACTGCTGCTGGCGATCCGCGCTTCCGAGAAGGTCACCTGGCGCGGCGGCCATCGCCCGGCGATTAATAACCTTGCCGTCTATCCCCGCGCCGTCCAGGATCCGCTTCCCGTCTGGGTCGCCAGCGGCGGCAATCCTGAATCCGCCGTGCGGGCCGGAACGCTTGGTCTTCCGATCGCTTTCGCGATCATTGGCGGCATGCCGGAACGCTTTGCTCCTCTCGTCGCCTTATACAAGGAGGCGGCTGTCCGCGCCGGACATAATCCAGACAAGCTGCAGATTGCCACGCACTCCCACGGCTTCGTAGGTGAAACTAACGAACAGGCAGCCGCCTTGTTCTACCCGTCCACCGCAGCCCAGATGAATGTCATCGGACGCGAACGGGGCTGGGGCGGAACCTATAACCGTGCGGCCTTTGACGATGCCCGCAGCCTGCGCGGCGCACTCTATGTCGGCGACGCTGAATATGTAGCCGAGAAGATCCTCCTGCTGCGCAAGAATCTTGGCGTGACCCGCTTCTTCCTGCATGTGAATGTAGGCACCATGCCGCACCGCGAGGTGCTGCGCGCCATTGAGCTATTGGGCACCAAGGTTGCCCCTATCGTGCATGAGGAATTAGCCCGTACCGGGGGTTAAATAACTGATATTGTGACCCTAATACGCCAAAAACACTTCAGCGCTTAAACGGCTCTTGAAGTGTTTTTGGCGTATTCTTATACCTGTTAAATTAAAAGAAGCGGTATTACAGCGGACTTAGCAATTCATGCATCGCCGCTGCCACATCTGCCGCATTCGTAATCGGCAGGAAGTGATAGCCGTTGCCGATTATTTTCACATCCGCATCAGGGTGGGCAACCTTGAAAAGCTGCATTTTCTCCAGACTAAATTCATCCATACTCTCTTCTGCCAACAGCAATATCAAAGGAATATCAGCCGTTTGCTTCAGGCAATAATCGGTGGCAGTTACTTCCTTGCTCAGACGATTTAAGGCCTGTTCACGGCTATGGTGCATATAGGAATCACCCTGCAGGTAGAAGTTATTCATTAAATAGTCCTTGAATACTTGTCGTTCAGATTCAGCAAGCTTGTCCATCGCCAGGATGGTTTCATCCACTGCCTGCTCAAGCTCCTCCAGACTATCAATGACAGGTAACGTAATCTCCCCCTCATCCTCTTCCCTGTCCGCAAGGAAATAATATCCGCCATCGAGCAAAGTAAGTGACTTCACATAAGCAGGATACTCCGCATAAAAGGCCTCACATATCCATGCGCCGATAGAATTGCCTACGAGATGCGCTTCCGAAATCTGTAACTCATCCAAAATATCCTTAATCTCCTGCACAAAAGCTCCAATATCAGCATCGGCCCGATCCTCACGGTTATGACCCGGCAGGTCAATGGCGATGATCCGAACAGTCTCCATTTGTGCAGCCAGAGGAGCATATATTTCCTTTCGTTCACCCAGCGCCGGGAGCACCACTAGCGTTTGACCGTTGTTCTCCGCATTGTAGACCATATACTGTTCCATTGTTCTTCCTCCAGCCCTGCGATACTCCCTTACTGCACCAGCGCCTCAATCACTGGATAAGAAATCAGACTCCGGTCTCTATAGGTTGCAGGAATCACATCACTTTGTGAGCTTAGAATTCCATTTTGCAGGAGTACGGCTTTGAAGCCTCTCTCCAGAGCCCCGTTATAGGTGAACAGTACGCAGTGCTCAGCGGCATATCCCGAGAGAATCAGCAGATCAATGCCCTGCTCCAGCACAATCTGCTCCAGGTCCGTCTTCCAAAAAGCATTCGAATATTCCTTCGTCACTCTAAGATCTGTCTCCTTAATTTCGATTCCGGGAATGATATTGAACTTCGCTTCCTCTGAAGGCTGCATACCCTCAATGTCCTGAACATGAATCACGGTATGATCTTTGGAACGCAGCAGTTCTGCAGCATAGTTAATATACTCGCAGGCCTTATCGATTACTTTCTGTTCCACCTTGCCCAAATGCACCTCTTGCAGATCAATAATCAGCAAACCGATTTTCATCCATTCTTCCTCCCTGTGAGCTAAATAAAAGAAACTTCACATCATCCTTTCAATTGTACAATATGCTCTGACTCATCCGATATTTATTTTTTGACAGCTCCAGTTGCCATCACCATGAACGGACAGCGGAAGCCGCACCACCGATACGCTTACGCCCTGCGAAGCCATTGCAAGCGCCGTTTCAGCGAGAGATAGAAGGATAACTTATCATGTGAAACATAAAATTTGTATATTTACAAAAAAACTCCCGATAATGTTATCCATTATCAGGAGTACGCCTGTTGATTAGCCAAAATAAGTAGCAAAGAAATCGCTCATTCCGTAAATCTTCTACACCTCTGCAGATCTCCGCAATGTGGCGGCCTCAAGAAAAAGTCTACTACGTTTCCATAACCATAATTTAGCTAATCAACAGAACTCAATTTGGGATGAATCTGAGTGGGTTTATTCTTTGACGCCGCCAAGCGCTACGCCCGCGATAATGTAACGGGACAACAGGAAGTAGACTACGAACAGCGGTAAAGCTGTCAGCGCCAGCCCCATATAGATCGAGCCGAACGACGTCTTGTATATATCCCCGCGCAGCAAGCTGACCATGATCGGCATCGTATACTTCTCTTTCTGGGTAAGCAGGATGAGCGGCATGAACAGGTTGTTCCAGTTGCCCACGAAGGCGAAGATCGCCTGTGTCGCCACAGCCGGAGCCATCAGCGGCAGGATAATCCGGTTAAAGGTTTTGAACTCACTCGAGCCGTCTACCCGCGCAGCTTCAACGATCTCTATCGACAGCGTGGCCAGCAGATACTGGCGCATAAAGAATACCACCGCCGGTGCGGCAATTGCCGGAAGAATCAGCGGAAGGAAGCTATTGGTCCAATGAATTTTATACATGAACTGATAGAATCCGATGGCACTGGCCTGGGAAGGAATCATCATTACACACAAAATAAAGGTAAAGAATGCCCCGCGCAGCTTCCAGCTATAAGTCACAAGACCATAAGCCGTCAGGGAGGAGAAATAGACCGTTAAGAGAGTAGCTGAAGAAGAGATAACAAATGAGTTGATAAACCCCTGAATCGGATCGAAGCTCTTTTCAAGCAGCAACTTCAGATTGTCCATCATATGGGACGAAGGAAACAATGAGATACCGCTTTGAATTTCTGCTGAAGAACGGGTGGCGTTTACAAACATGATCCAAAACGGAAGGACGCTGAGCACCGCCAGACAGATACAGACGATATAGATAATCGTCTTGTTTATCTTCCGGGTGACGTTTCCGCCTTTTTGATTATTGTCCATGTGCTACGCCCCCCTTTTGGCTGCTCTTGGTGGATTTCCGATGCATTTTTTCGATTTTTTTAAGTCTTGCCGCGTCACGGTCACGCATTAGATAGAACACAAATGCAGACAATATCCCTGAAATCAAGAACATAATCATGCTCGCAGCAGCAGCACGATTGTACAAATAGCTTCCCTTAAAGGCTTGCCCATAAATGAACATGGACGTGGTAAGCGTAGAGTCATCCGGTCCGCCCGCAAGGAAGAGCTGTGGAATATCAAACATGGTCAAACCACCGACCATCGATGTAATCAGTGTGAATAGTAGAATTGTACGTAAACTTGGCAGCGTGATCTTGAAGAACGTCTGAACTCCGTTTGCACCGTCAATCGATGCAGACTCGAAGAGCGCGGGATTGATACCCATAACACCTGCGATCAGAATGATCATGGTGTTCCCGTACCACATCCAGAACTGGATGAACGCCACAATGCCCCGCGCTGTCGTCTTATCCTGAAGGAAGTAGATCGGAGCGTCGGACCAACCCATCATTTCAAAGAAACTGTTTACTGGACCCATTGGATAGCCAAACAGAGTACTGAAAAGCAAGGCGATTGTACCCGCAGTAATAATATTAGGCATATACAGCAGAACCTTGAAGAAACCTTGTCCTTTTATTTTGAGACGCTGGTTCGTAAACCATGCAGTAAGCAAGAGTGCAAGAAGAATTTGGGGAACGAAGTTGACAATCCAGAGTATCCCGGTGTTAATCAGAGATTTTCGGAAAGAGGCGTTACTAAGGATCAAATCTTTGAAATTCTGAAAAGGATTATCCAAAATATGTATTGGTTTTGGTATTAATCCCTGCAAATCGGTGAACCCGATGAATGCGGTGTATAAAATAGGATACAGCGAGAAGATCAGAAATGCCAAAACAAACGGAAACGTAAAAATATAGCCAAATTTAGAGTAGTTCACACCATTGCGGCGCATGCTCTCACCCCTTTAGTTGATATGAAGGGGCGGGATGACTCCCCCGCCCCTTCGATTGCTTTTTATTCGCTATCGATATTCAGTTGATCTTTGACTTGCTGTTTGAAGGTTTCGATCGCTTTAGCACGGTCTTTGTTGCCTGCAGTATATTCGCGTACTTGATCACGCCAGAGCTTGTTGATCGTTTCGTCGAATGCAGTCAAGTTCTTACCGGAAGCGTTGGCATTAGCTGGAACAAAGATATCGAAAATGTTCTGTCCGCCAACCAATTCCAAATCACCTTTAGATTTATCCATAACAACGGAGGAAGCAACACTGTCCTTCGCACCTTGCTCGCCAGCTTTCATTGTTCCGTTAGCCCAGGAGTACTGGAGTCCGGTTTCAGAGGTGTCGAGTGTTACCCACTTGATAAAGTCGGCAACGGCTTGTTTTTTGGCTTCGTCCTTGACTACATCTTTGTTAGCGATCAACCAAGTGCCTCCCCAGAAGAAGCCTGTTGGTGATTCAGTAACTGCCCAGTCACCCTTTGTTTCTACTGCATGTTCGCTTAACGTATAGTTAATGAGCCACGCAGGACCGAAGAAGCCGAAGACCGGTTTTGCACCAGTACCGTTCATATCAGCGAACCAGGCTTCTTGCCAGTCTGTCGTATCGTTGTAATAGTCGTTGTCTTTCAGCTTCTTGGAAAGATCGAGGAACTCTTCGCGCTTCGGATCAATATGCAGCTTGCCATCGACAATCCAGCCTTTATCAGAACTGTTCTCGACCGCGTGCCAGAGATCCCCATCTCCAGAAACTGCGGCATATCCTTTAGCTTTCAGCTTTTCTGCTGCACTGAAGAACTTATCCCAGCCTGGACCAATTTCATTCTTGATCGTAGCCGGGTCATCTGTTCCAAATACATCCTTGGCAAGCGAGCGGCGATAGATAAAGGCTCCGCCTGTCGCCTGATAGCCAAGACCTTTCAGCTGGCCGTCTTTGCTGCCGATATCAACAGAATATTGAGCGATACCTGCGTCCTTAACCATTTGATCAGTAAGGCCCAGGTCAGCATAATTGGCGGCAAAAGTGGATGCATCGCCTTGTGTATATTTGAGTACGAATGCCCCTTCAGTAGCGTAAATATCTGGTGCATCTTTTCCGCCAGCGGCCAGCGCCTGGTCAAGAGCAGGCTGATAGGCTCCATCTGTAGTTGCAACAATCGTAGTTTTGAATTCCACATTCGCTTCAGGATGTAGCTCCATGTACTTCTTGGTCATGTTTGGAATCTCGTCCGTGAAGCTCCAGAGATTGATAGTAACTTTCTCACCAGATCCTGCTGCTGGAGCAGTTGTAGCCTCTGTAGCAGTATTAGCTGCTGGAGCAGTTGTTGCGTTTGCGCCGGATGAGCTTGAATTATTATTGCCTCCACACGCTGCCAGAGCAGATGACATCAAAACCAGTGTAGAGATCCCCGCTAGAACACGCTTCATACTTTTCATACTTTGCCTCCCCTTTTATATTCAATCCTCGGTTTTATGTAACCGCATTCATATTATATTGCCAGACGCTCTCAGACATAAGGACCCCTCATTGGGAAAAATACCACTATTTTTGGGTCCTGTCCCAAAAAGACATAAAAAAAGACACCCGGGCATTGCTGCCTTAGTGTCCCGATTATAAAAATCTTAATTGAAGGACTACAGCCTGTTGTCCGGAGATGCCTTCATCTGTAGTATTCTTTTCAAAAGCAATCCGTCACTAGGGTAATACACTCCATAACGCGCAAAGATTCTTGGATATAAATTAACTATTATTGTTCTCAGATTTATAATCATAAATAGCAACGGAAGATAATAATTACCTTCACTGCCAATTCCAAGCGTCAAGTAGATAATCCCCATTACAACAATCTGTAACATTACTCCGCCGAGAGCAAAAATATAAATATTGTTCCCGGGATATTCACACTCCAAATCTGTCTCCAGTCTCCTATGAGCGCTACCAGTACCCCCGCTTTATTTGACGGCTCGATCATGGATA
This window contains:
- a CDS encoding LLM class flavin-dependent oxidoreductase, with translation MEIGISTFLETTPDPVTGKAISHAERLREAVEEIVLADQVGLDVYGIGEHHRADYAGSAPAVVLAAAAATTKRIRLTSAVSVLSSDDPVRVYQDFATLDGLSNGRAEIMAGRGSFIESFPLFGYSLDDYDELFEENLELLLAIRASEKVTWRGGHRPAINNLAVYPRAVQDPLPVWVASGGNPESAVRAGTLGLPIAFAIIGGMPERFAPLVALYKEAAVRAGHNPDKLQIATHSHGFVGETNEQAAALFYPSTAAQMNVIGRERGWGGTYNRAAFDDARSLRGALYVGDAEYVAEKILLLRKNLGVTRFFLHVNVGTMPHREVLRAIELLGTKVAPIVHEELARTGG
- a CDS encoding alpha/beta fold hydrolase, which gives rise to MEQYMVYNAENNGQTLVVLPALGERKEIYAPLAAQMETVRIIAIDLPGHNREDRADADIGAFVQEIKDILDELQISEAHLVGNSIGAWICEAFYAEYPAYVKSLTLLDGGYYFLADREEDEGEITLPVIDSLEELEQAVDETILAMDKLAESERQVFKDYLMNNFYLQGDSYMHHSREQALNRLSKEVTATDYCLKQTADIPLILLLAEESMDEFSLEKMQLFKVAHPDADVKIIGNGYHFLPITNAADVAAAMHELLSPL
- a CDS encoding cysteine hydrolase family protein; its protein translation is MKIGLLIIDLQEVHLGKVEQKVIDKACEYINYAAELLRSKDHTVIHVQDIEGMQPSEEAKFNIIPGIEIKETDLRVTKEYSNAFWKTDLEQIVLEQGIDLLILSGYAAEHCVLFTYNGALERGFKAVLLQNGILSSQSDVIPATYRDRSLISYPVIEALVQ
- a CDS encoding carbohydrate ABC transporter permease, with translation MDNNQKGGNVTRKINKTIIYIVCICLAVLSVLPFWIMFVNATRSSAEIQSGISLFPSSHMMDNLKLLLEKSFDPIQGFINSFVISSSATLLTVYFSSLTAYGLVTYSWKLRGAFFTFILCVMMIPSQASAIGFYQFMYKIHWTNSFLPLILPAIAAPAVVFFMRQYLLATLSIEIVEAARVDGSSEFKTFNRIILPLMAPAVATQAIFAFVGNWNNLFMPLILLTQKEKYTMPIMVSLLRGDIYKTSFGSIYMGLALTALPLFVVYFLLSRYIIAGVALGGVKE
- a CDS encoding carbohydrate ABC transporter permease, with amino-acid sequence MRRNGVNYSKFGYIFTFPFVLAFLIFSLYPILYTAFIGFTDLQGLIPKPIHILDNPFQNFKDLILSNASFRKSLINTGILWIVNFVPQILLALLLTAWFTNQRLKIKGQGFFKVLLYMPNIITAGTIALLFSTLFGYPMGPVNSFFEMMGWSDAPIYFLQDKTTARGIVAFIQFWMWYGNTMIILIAGVMGINPALFESASIDGANGVQTFFKITLPSLRTILLFTLITSMVGGLTMFDIPQLFLAGGPDDSTLTTSMFIYGQAFKGSYLYNRAAAASMIMFLISGILSAFVFYLMRDRDAARLKKIEKMHRKSTKSSQKGGVAHGQ
- a CDS encoding ABC transporter substrate-binding protein, with protein sequence MKSMKRVLAGISTLVLMSSALAACGGNNNSSSSGANATTAPAANTATEATTAPAAGSGEKVTINLWSFTDEIPNMTKKYMELHPEANVEFKTTIVATTDGAYQPALDQALAAGGKDAPDIYATEGAFVLKYTQGDASTFAANYADLGLTDQMVKDAGIAQYSVDIGSKDGQLKGLGYQATGGAFIYRRSLAKDVFGTDDPATIKNEIGPGWDKFFSAAEKLKAKGYAAVSGDGDLWHAVENSSDKGWIVDGKLHIDPKREEFLDLSKKLKDNDYYNDTTDWQEAWFADMNGTGAKPVFGFFGPAWLINYTLSEHAVETKGDWAVTESPTGFFWGGTWLIANKDVVKDEAKKQAVADFIKWVTLDTSETGLQYSWANGTMKAGEQGAKDSVASSVVMDKSKGDLELVGGQNIFDIFVPANANASGKNLTAFDETINKLWRDQVREYTAGNKDRAKAIETFKQQVKDQLNIDSE